TCTCCGAGGCTACTCAGACTGCTGCTGTGAGACTTTCCCACCTCTACCCTCTTTATGTTACTCTGacgaaaaacaggaaacatcatGAGCCGGCTGGAGGCCGGGCGAGGACTGGACCTgctgttttgctgtttgttcaCGTCAGAAGAATAGCCCTGATGGTCTGACTGTGCATTCCTGTTAACAGATAATTGGAGAGAATTTAGTCCAGTGGTCGGAGAAATTAGCTTCCTCccaattgtgtatttttttttactcaattttttgtccaatagaaaaaacaaactgctgctgGTGAAAATGCAGACCATCTTGCCTTTTACTTTGAGACTAACCTCTGAGAGAGAGTTTTCCAGACTTCATTGTTTCCAGTTTCCTGTCTGTCCTTGTGTTCAGACTGCATGTTAGTTCTTAAAGCAGGAGAGGAGAGAACTGCTTCATTCAGGCTACGCTCTAGAAGTTTGGGAAGCTCCTTGATGCTTCGGTAGCTAAACAGATGGAGgagaaacagttaaataattaaaaagtccCAGCTGCAGGGCTCCTTATTTATCAGATTTCATGATATTGATGCATTTAAATATAGCTACTCACTGATTCACTGCCATGGTAAAGTCCTCTGCAACACTTTTAATTTTGCCCTTCAGAGGATTGAGGTAGAGAGTTTCTTCATCCTCTCCCTCGGACTTCTCTTCATCGTTCTCTTTACAGGCTGAGCTCACTTCTGCTTCCGCTGCCCCAGAGAGCAGAGGCACAGGCAGGAcctcaaaagagaaaaagagaaaagtaatTGACAAGATAAAGTCTGGTAAAGCTGTGATCCTGTCCTGaacagggatttcatcataaACCAAAAATAGTCCaattttgtgaaataaaaatgcaagtTTTCCACTACAAACCACATTAAGCAGTTAAACACGTTATGTATAACACACTCACAGCACTCACAGGTgcaatttcagctttttccattTTGCCTAAGGACAGTTCCATATAACAGTACACTGGAGGAGCTGGGATCTaaccactgaccttctgatTTGTGGTAATCAACCACTCTGCAGATGTCTGCCTTGTAACTAGAGTGTGAATGAATGCAATTCCCTACACTCACTGTGCTACAAGGGCACTAAAAACACATACCTCCTCCACACAGACTAGGTTTATTACAATTTTCCCACGCTGCTCACAGAGTCATAATAATCCCGGCCATACACAGAATAAAATGATGCTGTTGCTACCTGTGGGTGAGTGAAGGTTACAACATCCACAGAGAGGGCAGATGGTGTGGTTGGTTGAGGAGGTGGAGAGGGGGGAGTAATCCAGGTGGGCTGATCCGGTTGCATCTGTTCCACCTGCTCCTTCAGCTCGTCCGTACGCAGCCCACACTGAAAGATCAGCCCCTCTAACTCCCTGATGCATAACAtacatgttaaaaaagaaaaatgaatcaaaACAACTGAGTAATGAgcacacataaatgcaaaatataaaatgtattcagaTGTAATGCTGGACATCAACATTACCGTTCTGGGTCAAACTGGCTGATTTCTATGCCTCGCTGCTGCAGGAGTTTGTGCTCATCCCTCGCCAACAAGTATCCCCTCTCCAAAGATTCGAGCCCCTCGGCAAGCTGAGCCATACCCTAAAAGAAAGAACTTTTATGTATTCCATTCAATATATGTTCCCATTAGATGTGATGTTTAAAAACCTAGAGAATTCTGCTGTGCTTTTGTTGCTTTTACCTCAGTTTGTTCAAAAGGTTGAAGTTTTTTGCTTTTACGGAGATCCTCAAACGTCTGCAGCTGAATGAAAAAtcaaaaggtttatcattgattaACTTCCTAAATGACCATTATTACCAGCCAGCAAATCGGATCATTCTCATCTCTAAAGATTTAATTGGCCAGTTACCTGCTGCAGAAATGTTTCGGCCTGGCTGAACAGAATATTGGCTAGCTGCTGTCCAAGCTTAGAGCCTGGTTCGGTAGGACCGGTAGCTGAACTTCCTGTTACATGGACAAACAGATTAGAAGGAAAATGCACACAATGCCTGTTGTATACAATCATCAAAGCCAGAGACAGTTCACCCAAAAATTCTAAATATCTGCAGAGTCGTTTCTCCATTCAGATAATTGTGGTGCAAGCTGCCCGGTTTAAAGATACTGACTAATACAAGATTTAGCAGCAAAGAAGTAaccattaaataaaatgaagataCCCTGATCTGTCGTGGGTTTCTGAGCCTGAGGAAAATCAAATTTTAGCAACTTTGAAGCACCGCAGTTTAGTCCTGATTGCACGCAGTGGCCGGGATTTGGTGGGTCAGAGTACAGGTTAACCTggaagaaacatgaaaaacaaaaacaaacgtgtTCTCAATAATTAATACCTAGCCTGTCTGTATGTGGACTTCTACATTTTGTAAGAGACACACTGTTTCACTGTATAGTACTTTTACCCATACAAAATGAGACTTCAGCAGGTTTTGATCAGTGTTTGTTCTAATTTCTCATTCTAGAAATGTGAAGCGAGTCAGATTAAAAAACAGTATacacacagcaggaaaacacTCCCATCTAGTGTCCACAGGTTGTAAGCTTTCACTAAGGCCTCACAACTATTCTGACTAACACATAAGGAGGGTACTGAGGTAATTAAGGGCAGGGGAGAATAACAGAGTTTGGAAAAAAATGAGTTAAACATAGTCAGTCATCAGCCAACCAAAGTGTGAAAATGAGCTTGACAGTCACTCAAAGCTGTAAATCTTTATGACCTTTAACGGCTCTCAGAAGGCCCTTtccccacacatacacagccTACATATTGCAAAAGTAAACAGCTGCATGGCACCTACAGGGACACTTTAATATACAATTAAGAGACAACAGAGATTAATCAGAAAGACAAAAACCCCACTTAAAACCTAAATTCAGATCATCAATCAGACTGGAACCAGTCAGATTTCTTATTAAACTGGTTATAAGCTCAGCTACAAAAGGTAAATCTACTGGAACATATGTCTaatcagaaaaaaatacttACTAACAAATATCTGCAAATTTTGTTGTAAAGGAACTCCTCCCACCCTGCCTGGGTGAGGGGAGGATAGAACAGATGGTGGTTCAGTTTGTAATGAATGAGATGGGAGAAAATGGAGGTGAGGAGTTCAGTAAGCTGATTTCAATTAGTGCTGAATGTGAAGCGCTGCAGCACAAACAGAAATGAGCCACCAAATCTTTAAATGACCCAATTCCGAACACTTCAGCACTACTCCTGCCTcttctgtatttatttcaaaTCCCACTTTTCTGAGATTTGTAATCATTTGTATGACATACTGCTCTGTCTATGATGCGCTGAGCCTGCCTGGACCTGGGATGCTGATTCTCTAAATTTCTGTCctgcaaaaatgaaatatagaCATATAAATGTTGTGACATAAtgaatttatttcataattCTAATGATTCAAATTTTAAGCTCTACTTTGAAAGTACTTTCACAGCTGTTCAACTATCGAAAGCCACATAATTACTCTTTGTTGACAAGAAAAATTCAATAAATGCCTAAAATTTAAGTAAATAAGTTGTATATCACTTTGAAGTTTGGTattaactttaatattttatagTGGCTTAATGGTTAGACCACTAATAATTACATATGATAGTGAGATGTACTGTTTTTCAATCCACACCATTAAAAGGTGATAAATTATAGCTGGATCTCTAGATTAACTACCTTGGCTTCCAGACGCAGACGATCAATGGTGTTCTCTGCCTCAGCGTACTTAGTCAGCAGTCTGTCGTAGTCTTCCTGCAGCCAGAGGAAATAAAGGAGAAGGAAGTGAGGAGAAGCAGTGCAAAAGAAATGTgacatgaggaaaaaaaagtgagacaaatgaaaatgaaagggaATAAAGCAAAAATGGGGGTGGCGATAAAAGAGAGGACTAAAAGACTGGAGCGGAATTTAGGTCCAGTTTAGTCTAATTCATCCTGTGAGGCTGTCAAACGTAAACAAAAGCTGAACATATGAGGACAGCCAGGCAAAATATCTCTGTGTACTTTGGTTTTGGATTtgcttttgttgcttttgttggCTGTccaaataaatggatggatgtcttAATGCTCAGTTTCAGTATAGTAACTGAAACGCTACAGCAGACAGTGACATTCTGGGtaataatattaaacaaaatTCATTCtagaaaatgtatttgtatgtTGTTGTTATATTATAGTTAAAACTAAGTGAAGAGAAATCAGTGTCTTATTTTCACgttcaataaaaaaatgaacaaaatgtctCCATTATTCAGATTCCACCACTGTGATGAGTTTGATTTGAACCGTGACActaaaacaaagaggaaataaagtGGGGCACCCTAAAACTACGAGTCTCATGTGCCATGTGTTTAAATGCGTTTCCCCtatttttcccattttaaaaCCTTGAGCTGGGAGCTGAGATGAGACTTTTTCTAAATATATTAGTCCCTTCTGGCATATCCATGTTTGATGTTCACACATTATTAAATTCTAAGTGCGTCCTGTGTGACGTTTTCGCCTTTTGAAATGAAAGCTCGTACTTTAAGTCCAGTCAGTATTGGCATTCACACTAACCTGGAAAAACTCAGACTTCTTCATGACATTTTGACTTGTTATAGTACAAAAAGCACAGATCTTATTACTGAAGCTTCAATTACGTGTCCCAGCAGACCCTGTCAGTGAACCTGTATTCACAGAAATAGAACCTCCCCTAAGCAGAATGCAGCCATCATTACTACAACTTTGATTTTAATACTGGGACAAGTTAGATATCTTCTGTCCATCTCAATCAACTTTAGTGGTTTAAAGTAATTTTACAGAGAACTCTTCCAAACTGAAATACCTCTTAGTCTCTACTAGTACCTGAAGCTGATTGACCAGTGTGGTGGCCTGCTGGTGGCATCTGAACTCCTGAGGCACAATAGCGTTGAttgcactggttgcctgtccGTCAGAATCTGGCGAGGTAGGAGATTCACCAGCGGTGTTCAGTAGGACTTCTTTCACTATATCAGCAGGGGATTTGAAGACTATAGGTGGCTCGGGTGATAAGGACTTCCTCGTTAACGAGGACCTGCTCTTGGGGGGCTTGTAACCGCCTTTGGGAAAATGAACTCTGGGTTCGACCTTCGAGAAGTCTGGTGTGTGGTAACTCAGAGGCCCCTTTCTGGAAAAAGAGAATTGTGATGTATGAAAatagaaaagagcaaaaagaaagCCCAAATAAAATGgttaataaaatgtgttttacctAGATTCGTCCTCTGCAACAGCATTGCTCCTGGTTCTAGGCGTTACCACGTCCCTGTCACGACGTGTGTTCTGTTGTTTGTTGGGCCTGACTGTGCCGGGGGAATGAGTTCTTGAATATGCAGCCTCAGGAGAGTGCTTCCTTATCTTTCTTGGTGTGGGAGTGGGGTGACTATGCTCCTTATCTCTCTTTCCTGATTCTTTTCCAGGGCCATTACTTAATCTCCTGTAATGATTTGAGATGACCTGTTCAGAAAACaatgctgctggctgaggcgaAGCCCTGAGCTTTATCTCGGGACAGCGAGGACTGGAGTTGAGGCTCACGTGGCTACTGTTAGACTCTTGAAAACTTTCTGTAAAGCTTATTTCTGGAAAGGTTTCAGCTTCAATTCCTGGGGCAGTATTTAATTCCTCGGCAGTGAAATGCAGACGATGGGGTAAGGCAGAACGGGAGGCTGGACAGGAGACACTGTCCACAGCATGCAGCTGAACGCTAGAAGATTGTCCTGAGCTgatctcttttttctcttctttatcACGATATCCTTCAGCGAGTCCTGCCAGCTTTCTTCCAAGCTCCCCTGATGTTCTAGTGTGCTCAAATTTCTTTTTACTCCAAtcactcctccctctctcttctccATCTTTGTCATCATTCGTCGTGTCGTGGTGTTTGTTCCACTCAGAAAGATGCTCTGCTACCTGCTCCTCCATTCTCCGCCTCACCTCCATATCCTCTGACCACGTTTTTAACTCATCTAtaattacaaaaagaagaaggcatgaaaaaataataaggaAGCAAAAAATGTGTTGCGCAACAAAGGACTGTGTAGTTTTAATGAATCACACAAATGTGCACCATCTTTGGTCTTCAAGCGCAATCAGTTCCATGACTCCAGCCATCAACAACCaaacttattttaaatttggCAGTTTCCCTTAAGGTCATCATGTTGGGGACCCCTCCTCCCCAAAAACCTCGCCAGCGCTTCTGCAATTTTTTAGCTTTCTCTGCTTTAGACAGGTTCACGGATCAGTAGTGATGAGAGCTTTGTCTCAGACCACAACTCTGTACTAAACTGCTTGTTTGTTCCTTATTGTCTAAAGCCCAAGGTTGCACATAATGTGAGGAGTAGAACCAAGGGGATCCATGCCATTATTCAAGATTCACTCGGTTGTTCACGATGACCTTTTAAAAGTGTTACTGTTATGTGTCAAGGTGTGTAAGGAAAATATTCTGAACAATGTCAGTGTTCACCACAATCCTACTCACTAGATTTGGCTAAATCCCGTTTTGTTTTGACTTCTCAAAATTGCCCAAAGAGACTAATATGACGGGGAGACAGGCAaaattttgtgtgtatttgtaaagATTTTACAATTGTAAATTACTCTCTACAGTAGAACCAAACAAGCAGGGACCTCTTTTAATCACCTGATGACAAAATAATTAGTATCTCGAGAACAAAGAcagaatttacatttttcagttgtcaggatttgtttgttttctatcaTCTTAAGCAtattatttttaggttttagaaaatataaaatatgagaaaacaaaaaaaatgaaaacaattattCAATTGTTATTCAAACAGGTCTCAGAATTAGGTGTATTCAAGTGCTTTAGAGTGGAAAACTAAGAAATGAAGGTCAAGAAAAAAGTtaataaattataaatgaaTGCTCACAGGatgacagttttcctgtatCTTCTTCTGTTGGTTTATGGTGCGACAGATGCTTACTCAGCTTGTAGATCATCTCCTCAGACGGTGTGTCCCTCTCAGCCACACTATAATCTGCCTCCTCTGGGGTGAGGGATCCAGGGCACCCATCTGAATTGCATTCCTCCAATTCCACATTTTCAAGTGCCTCTGACAGTCCAATGATACCATTCTCATCCATTTGACTAAAAAAGtcatcctcttcttctgcctgttcttcatcctcttcatcccACTCATCCTCTGATATAGCAGTGCTATTAGGTGAGGAGTGGACCGAGGCAGGGGTCCAGAACAGAACCCCTGCTGTGGTGTTCTGTCTTGTTTCCATTCACCTTGCAGCCTCCCTCAGTTCTTTGTTTTGACTTCAGTTACTGTTTCAGCCAGGCCTGGGAACCTTTAGCATCTTTTTTAGTTTCTTTGGCTCTGTAGCCACTTTCAAAACCATGGTGGAGGAAGTTTACAAATTGCGGTAGAAGTCATTGAGCTGGTGGCAGTCCAGAGGTAACAGCTACAGACTCAGTGATTACTCTTCAGTGCTGAGGAACAGGAAGCATTTGGATGCAatacctgaaacacaaacaagcaacCGATACTTATTTCACTACATGTAACACTTTGCAATGAATCAAGGTTAACACACCTTGAGTAGCACGATTTGTTAATGCAGAAGATTTGAGGCTAACCCCAATTCCTAATCTATTTTCCATTgaaataatttaacaaaaaaaaaaaaaaatcatgtcacagataaaaaacaaacaaacaaacaaaaaacatcctagacataacaaacacaataaagccatgaaaaaagaaagaaattacaaCACTCTTTATTTGCTTACTTGCTTGGTTTAGGTAACGGCAATTATTtccaattaaaataaacaaaaaacaaaaattaaagttCTAAATTGTCTAATCCTTCAGTCTAAAAGCTTTTCTGTTCTCTTTATCAgtgcttgtattttattttatttgcattgtaCTAAACAATACAGTCAAACTCATTGGAGAGAGCTTTTAATGCCATCTACACGACTTTTTTTACTCTGTTTTAACACTGATCAAACTCtgagacaataaaacacaaacagacttgACCAGGATAATAATAATCAGTAAATTCAAAACTTAATACCTTTACTATATACataattaaaaatgttcataAATGTAATCATAGATGACAGAATTGGAATACACATATAATCTACCAGCTAGATGCTGCTACCTTTAAGAAAAGGCTCCTGATTATTTAAAGCTTAGTTGACTGACTATTTCCTTTGAAAATGTGCAGTTCAAACACTGACTCGTGATATTTAAGGATATCATGAGAATATTTACAATGCAGCACGTATGGACCGGTTTCTAAGGCGACATGAACTTTGTGTTTACACCACTGATTTAGAATTCTTTTTATTGCCCCCTGCTCAAATCCTGTACCATCTGCTCACACCGTACAGCTTttacacacactactgaatTCATCTCAGTTGCTTAACTCACAGGAAACAAACACAGTATACAGGTAACAGATCCTCGATTAGTCTGCTAGTTCAAAATGTCACATAGCAAGTCTCCCAAGAATTAGCTTGGAGCTGCAACACTCACTATAGCAACTCCACAACATGAGCTCAAGTTGTGTTTTCAGAGTGTGCAGTTAAACATCTCTGACAGCTATACAGCCAGTGGCTCACTCCCAAAGCTGCATTTCAATGTGCTAGAGCAAGGGTGggcaattaattttcccaaggGGCCACGTGAGAAACTGGGACCGTTGTGGAGGTCCAAAACAATAAGCTTATAAAAAGATACAATTAATACTGAGCAGAACTGAGTTCAACTTGGTGGTGCAGTCCTCCTAATTGCCAACAGGTCTCAAAGAACATCAAGACCATGCATATTTAAACTTTAAGCTATTTGGATTTGATTGCTTGAGCAGCAAAGTCACACTGTGTAATTATCACTTACTTCCACTTCCACTTACAGAACAGCTATTTCATAATGATGATGTAGCTTGATTATTTTGGTTTTGAGCCAGCAGGTCAGGAAATAACAACTGCATACTGGGTCATGGACTTTAACATGCATCAATGACAGAAGCAAAGTCTTgcaattaacattttaaaacaaagcgCAAGTAAAGTACACACTCTACAGCACTCACATTTCCATTAAGAAAAGTGGTAACCATGGTTGGTTGCTTCTTTCATCAATATCCCAGATTACCAAAAGAAGATTATGAAGCCTGGTGCTTCTTTCATCTCTTAACTAACATACAAAcgttacacacaaacacactcagatTTACCCACAGACGCGCATGCACAGACTCGCATCACGCTGAGCCCTTTCATACACAAATCACTGGCGACTCTCCACACAGGCCAACATGGCAAACTCACCATGCATTTAAACTAGACCACAAGGAACAAGAGCACGCAGCTCTGCgcataaacaacatgagaggtaggtttacaacaacagtcatttCAGAATAGAATTGCTTAGAGCGCACAGTGTAATTATGGTATTATTTCTAAGGTTTCTTCCTTCTTGGACAAACACGAATTTTCAGGCAAATGAGGACCAAATCCCCACCAGGCTGTTGCTGAAGTGAAACTGCACAAGCCACAAATTAATGTGATGCAAATATATGTATCACCTGACAGTTTAgtgctcattttattttaatagattCATAGCCATAATAAAAATTTCTTCACCAAAGATTTTACACACAAAATGAGATTCTATTATTTAAGCCATGCAAACATGTggtcaaattacatttttgttcattttttaataaaactgtaTGTGAAAGTCAAGCTTACTGATGCTTTAGCAATAGCTTGCAGtttaaagtgtctgaaatgtgatgtagaaataaaactgtGGATGTCAAGAAAGATTTGCACATTCACTGGGAAGAAAGATAAAGCAAAAACCCTGATGTGACTGCAAAGTGCTTGGAGGACGGTTTAGCTGACACAGTAGCAACAGCTCTCCTTTCATGCAGCATTTATGTACAAAAAGGTTCTACATGAAAGAATCATCAGAAAAACTTTACCTGCTACCTCATCACAAATGTCAGTAGAGAGACGATGAACAGATAAAGATCTTTAGTCACAACCATTTTGGAGAAATAGAAGGTGGGGAATATTattaaaagaacacatttcCTACTGAGGACTGAGGTCGAAATACAATTATTATGAATTTTAATAATTCAACTAATCATGCAGTCAGCCCAGAAAAGTAAACTAAAAAGATACAGAGCTTCCAGGATAATTATCCATGTAATGGGaggaaacaataataaaattaaaatgaggtAAGACAGCATAAAATGTAATTCCTAAATTCAGAAGCTTTTACATTATCTGTATCTATAGGAGCTTCATTTTGGTGAGgaaaaagaagcacaaaaagaaCTCACCTGTTACTCTGCTCATAACTCCATGTTCATGCCCAGGAGAACTAAGTATTTAACTCAGCTGCcagatttggggggggggggggtaagctGCTCTAAATCCCTGACAGGGGGCTTCACCGATTGTAAAGAGACAATAATCATCATGCAGAACACGAGACTGAAAAAACTCTGTGCTACAGACAAACTAATCACAACCAGATGGTGAGGCAAGCCAAGAATACATGTATGATGCACCGGTAAGCTGGATGTTCGGGAAGGACAGAGATGAGGAATGACAgcgtgagagaaaaaaaggatagATGAtacggaggaagaggagagaacagaagaagaaaagctgtCATAAAATCAACAGGGAATATATATGTTTTCACAGAGTGACACTTGCTGAATTTTGAGCACACAGTGAACAGAAGTGTAGGTGGAGCTGCCCCACAGAGCACCGATCTGTTTAGGAACGCCTAGTGAATAAGATATGGCAGCTAATCTCCTTAGGAGGCACAGGGAGCACTGAGGACACAGGATGAATATGCAGAAGGAGCCGCTCAAGAGAGtgatttaatatttttactgttattttaaatACTACTGAACTGGAATGCTCTGGCATTGGACTTTAGACTACAAGCCATATTTAACAATACATTCATTCAGTGCTTTAAAAGTGCTAATTAACCTAACcaaagcatgtctttggaccgtAGGAAGAAGCAAAAGTACCAAGAGGAAATTCAAAAAGGCAGGGAAAACAGGCAAACTCTACGCAGAAGGACACCAGCTGGGGTTTGAACTAGGAAACTTCTTCCTATGAGATTATAATACACTGCCCACAATGACTGTTGACTGGTTGACTAAATTGTGCAGTGTCAAAATACGCTGTCATTCATTGAGCAAAACATTGGCAACTTTTGTAAGCAAAAAggcgattttttttttggcagaacTGGCAACAAGTCTGGACCTAATTTTGACCATGTGCTTTTGACTATCCAGCCTCAATACTCTGCCTTACCTGCACGTAACCTGTACGTTACAATGTTTTCCATCTTTATGCACCTTCTTACTTCATACTCCCAGCGGACTCTGAGTTCAATAATATTGACATACtaacaacattttcagcttcCTCTGGCAGAACAAAAGGGTAAATAGACTGGTGCATGTATAATTTTCATCTACACTtactaaacacttttttttaggGCTTTTTTACACTACAAGCTAAACCCatgaacagactgaaacacttttatcacacacacacacacacacacactctgaaagGAGTGCATAATTTGGgattcaaggacacatctagaTGCAGACTGGAATAGCCCCGGAGCGAACAACTGACCTTCCCATTAGTAGACGGCCCACTCTACAGCCTAAGCCACATCACCCCAGTAGTGCTGTTAACTTGCTGTTCAGTGTCTCTAAGGTTtgcaaaatgataataatatgcAGTGCTAAAAACCAACTGTTAAGAAATCACAGTACAGTATAGCTGTATAGCAGtatatgttaataataataacagcaatAATTACAGAATTCAAATGTTAAGGGACTTAAGATCAAGTAAAATCAGGTAAGGCTTTTCTTATACAAgtatattttgaaatgtgactTAAAAGAACTGACTGAACCAACTGATTTCATAgccttgattaaaaaaatgctcTGGCCTCTTTAGTTTTCAGTCTAACCCCAGGAACAGACAAAAGACCTCTCCCCAAAGAACTTAAAGCACATACTGGTGCAGATGGTACTGAGAGGTCAGAGAGGAACCACTGCCTTTTTTATTGGTTTCTTCCAGCCTGGCCTCAGAGCAAACAATAGGAAGTATACTTCACGGCATCAACACTTCTTTCATTCAAAAGAGGGGACAGAGAGAGGACAAAGAGGGGGCATGTCACCATGGCAAACTGGAAAACAGAGCTCTGAATGAAAAGTCAATTAGTGTATTTGAACCCTAACCATGATTATGGCTTTATATACCTAACAAAGAATTTGCTATTGCCTAAACACAGCAAGAACGTAATCCTGCATTAAAAATCTAGGCAAAAATGAAACATGTTTGAACCAGCCACCGTGCACATGGTGATATGATCT
This Astatotilapia calliptera chromosome 7, fAstCal1.2, whole genome shotgun sequence DNA region includes the following protein-coding sequences:
- the akna gene encoding AT-hook-containing transcription factor isoform X1 encodes the protein METRQNTTAGVLFWTPASVHSSPNSTAISEDEWDEEDEEQAEEEDDFFSQMDENGIIGLSEALENVELEECNSDGCPGSLTPEEADYSVAERDTPSEEMIYKLSKHLSHHKPTEEDTGKLSSYELKTWSEDMEVRRRMEEQVAEHLSEWNKHHDTTNDDKDGEERGRSDWSKKKFEHTRTSGELGRKLAGLAEGYRDKEEKKEISSGQSSSVQLHAVDSVSCPASRSALPHRLHFTAEELNTAPGIEAETFPEISFTESFQESNSSHVSLNSSPRCPEIKLRASPQPAALFSEQVISNHYRRLSNGPGKESGKRDKEHSHPTPTPRKIRKHSPEAAYSRTHSPGTVRPNKQQNTRRDRDVVTPRTRSNAVAEDESRKGPLSYHTPDFSKVEPRVHFPKGGYKPPKSRSSLTRKSLSPEPPIVFKSPADIVKEVLLNTAGESPTSPDSDGQATSAINAIVPQEFRCHQQATTLVNQLQEDYDRLLTKYAEAENTIDRLRLEAKDRNLENQHPRSRQAQRIIDRAVNLYSDPPNPGHCVQSGLNCGASKLLKFDFPQAQKPTTDQGSSATGPTEPGSKLGQQLANILFSQAETFLQQLQTFEDLRKSKKLQPFEQTEGMAQLAEGLESLERGYLLARDEHKLLQQRGIEISQFDPERELEGLIFQCGLRTDELKEQVEQMQPDQPTWITPPSPPPQPTTPSALSVDVVTFTHPQVLPVPLLSGAAEAEVSSACKENDEEKSEGEDEETLYLNPLKGKIKSVAEDFTMAVNHYRSIKELPKLLERSLNEAVLSSPALRTNMQSEHKDRQETGNNEVWKTLSQRNAQSDHQGYSSDVNKQQNSRSSPRPASSRLMMFPVFRQSNIKRVEVGKSHSSSLSSLGDVKVSEVRSSEVQAGGRRVFSQDGIISPETDSGFVGSESSRLTPATSSPLHQRALESGVPVPQEGSTSLQTGRVFAPSHFSSPLHSHTAKDLIMSSRLSLSLDQPQRCRRAVRRRTSSCSPKRCVNLRQQRVASGSSEFGLESDGTRIDSEGEKTDQYSKSINFLDSSHSSSSTTTQHHLCDSPRARSSSQNCIDAVQILQAEVTKLKERLEDSLRNKKPISSIRSAPSTQDNSSNQSSSSSCFRSREQRSDVSAGKRETQMVDEVTEESTQRRIARRKSALNQQEPQHDYLTRSALQPCAPQPQVSRCTQTSAALDSCSSHTTTVYSRRTQHRKHPVVSVSEKGDEPDSRRSQAPVCSQCLSFHRASPERPAGGGREMLHSSTCCHQCPLCGRLESYKVIKPDSHRLSDTSTHIKYQPAESPDGAVGSRFFASAAPPALLQCMPVCPPPLLLYSSPLYVSPNRTPMSAEVTGPGEVRRRTKRRSLSVDRERSLDSSLNKAIRAARHMKHTSRHMAGSLASGLQYQELLTQSCSY
- the akna gene encoding AT-hook-containing transcription factor isoform X3, with translation METRQNTTAGVLFWTPASVHSSPNSTAISEDEWDEEDEEQAEEEDDFFSQMDENGIIGLSEALENVELEECNSDGCPGSLTPEEADYSVAERDTPSEEMIYKLSKHLSHHKPTEEDTGKLSSYELKTWSEDMEVRRRMEEQVAEHLSEWNKHHDTTNDDKDGEERGRSDWSKKKFEHTRTSGELGRKLAGLAEGYRDKEEKKEISSGQSSSVQLHAVDSVSCPASRSALPHRLHFTAEELNTAPGIEAETFPEISFTESFQESNSSHVSLNSSPRCPEIKLRASPQPAALFSEQVISNHYRRLSNGPGKESGKRDKEHSHPTPTPRKIRKHSPEAAYSRTHSPGTVRPNKQQNTRRDRDVVTPRTRSNAVAEDESRKGPLSYHTPDFSKVEPRVHFPKGGYKPPKSRSSLTRKSLSPEPPIVFKSPADIVKEVLLNTAGESPTSPDSDGQATSAINAIVPQEFRCHQQATTLVNQLQEDYDRLLTKYAEAENTIDRLRLEAKVNLYSDPPNPGHCVQSGLNCGASKLLKFDFPQAQKPTTDQGSSATGPTEPGSKLGQQLANILFSQAETFLQQLQTFEDLRKSKKLQPFEQTEGMAQLAEGLESLERGYLLARDEHKLLQQRGIEISQFDPERELEGLIFQCGLRTDELKEQVEQMQPDQPTWITPPSPPPQPTTPSALSVDVVTFTHPQVLPVPLLSGAAEAEVSSACKENDEEKSEGEDEETLYLNPLKGKIKSVAEDFTMAVNHYRSIKELPKLLERSLNEAVLSSPALRTNMQSEHKDRQETGNNEVWKTLSQRNAQSDHQGYSSDVNKQQNSRSSPRPASSRLMMFPVFRQSNIKRVEVGKSHSSSLSSLGDVKVSEVRSSEVQAGGRRVFSQDGIISPETDSGFVGSESSRLTPATSSPLHQRALESGVPVPQEGSTSLQTGRVFAPSHFSSPLHSHTAKDLIMSSRLSLSLDQPQRCRRAVRRRTSSCSPKRCVNLRQQRVASGSSEFGLESDGTRIDSEGEKTDQYSKSINFLDSSHSSSSTTTQHHLCDSPRARSSSQNCIDAVQILQAEVTKLKERLEDSLRNKKPISSIRSAPSTQDNSSNQSSSSSCFRSREQRSDVSAGKRETQMVDEVTEESTQRRIARRKSALNQQEPQHDYLTRSALQPCAPQPQVSRCTQTSAALDSCSSHTTTVYSRRTQHRKHPVVSVSEKGDEPDSRRSQAPVCSQCLSFHRASPERPAGGGREMLHSSTCCHQCPLCGRLESYKVIKPDSHRLSDTSTHIKYQPAESPDGAVGSRFFASAAPPALLQCMPVCPPPLLLYSSPLYVSPNRTPMSAEVTGPGEVRRRTKRRSLSVDRERSLDSSLNKAIRAARHMKHTSRHMAGSLASGLQYQELLTQSCSY